Proteins encoded by one window of Streptomyces uncialis:
- a CDS encoding helix-turn-helix domain-containing protein — protein sequence MPRPRSGPGVLHAVLATRLKWRREGAGVSAAQAAAELGSHAATVRRIEGAETSLDAGQVGTLLRFYGAGEAETAEFLAQLAEANAPQWWHPWRDVMDEWQQQTMAVETAASLIRVWDPALVPELLRTPAYTEALDRVRLPGSPEAARWRRAEFLAQRQARIAARKARIWALVPEAALRTRVGSPAVMAEQIEALRTAAGPPRGLRTIQVSPLAGPAHPLTGACALTLYRVDVEEIPDHVVRDSPVGPPGIWDDTLTVTAYRMLLDQACAAAPGPETPLPTTL from the coding sequence ATGCCGAGGCCGAGATCGGGGCCGGGCGTACTGCACGCGGTGCTGGCCACCCGTCTCAAGTGGCGGCGGGAAGGAGCCGGCGTGTCCGCCGCGCAGGCCGCTGCGGAGCTCGGGTCCCACGCGGCGACGGTGCGGCGGATCGAGGGAGCGGAGACGTCGCTGGACGCCGGGCAGGTCGGCACGCTGCTGCGGTTCTACGGTGCGGGGGAGGCGGAGACCGCCGAGTTCCTCGCCCAGCTGGCGGAGGCGAACGCACCGCAGTGGTGGCACCCCTGGCGCGACGTCATGGACGAGTGGCAGCAGCAGACGATGGCCGTGGAGACGGCCGCCAGCCTCATCCGGGTCTGGGACCCCGCCCTGGTTCCCGAACTGCTGCGGACCCCCGCCTACACCGAGGCCCTCGACCGGGTGCGGCTCCCCGGGTCCCCGGAGGCGGCCCGGTGGCGGCGCGCCGAGTTCCTGGCGCAGCGGCAGGCCCGGATCGCGGCACGCAAAGCCCGCATCTGGGCCCTGGTGCCGGAGGCCGCGCTGCGCACCCGTGTCGGCTCCCCGGCGGTGATGGCGGAGCAGATCGAGGCCCTGCGCACGGCGGCCGGGCCCCCGCGCGGGCTGCGCACCATCCAGGTCTCGCCGCTCGCCGGACCGGCGCATCCGCTGACCGGCGCCTGCGCCCTGACCCTGTACCGGGTCGATGTCGAGGAGATCCCCGACCATGTGGTCCGGGACAGCCCCGTCGGCCCGCCCGGCATCTGGGACGACACCCTCACCGTGACCGCCTACCGCATGCTGCTGGACCAGGCGTGCGCCGCCGCCCCCGGCCCCGAAACGCCGCTCCCCACCACCTTGTGA